From Vigna unguiculata cultivar IT97K-499-35 chromosome 5, ASM411807v1, whole genome shotgun sequence, the proteins below share one genomic window:
- the LOC114183959 gene encoding RING-H2 finger protein ATL33-like: MQNSPTVVAAPPPRPASQITVIPFPPPHPFDGAPSSIFQITVLPFPPPPPFADPPSSVDLSPFEFLLALLAVVTIPALIYTFIFAFGCPSHRRRRGDPSASESSVASEASHREIELASVDAGVKYRKEEHSKEIGGECPVCLSVFADGEEVRQLSACKHSFHASCINLWLSNHSNCPICRATIAVVAATKPNGDLHESHRERDESSMV; this comes from the coding sequence ATGCAAAACTCACCCACGGTCGTCGCGGCTCCGCCGCCGCGTCCCGCCAGCCAAATCACCGTCATACCCTTCCCGCCGCCGCATCCCTTCGACGGCGCCCCCAGCTCCATATTCCAGATCACCGTCCTCCCCTTTCCCCCGCCGCCGCCGTTCGCCGACCCTCCCAGCTCCGTCGATCTCTCCCCGTTCGAGTTCCTCCTCGCACTCCTCGCCGTCGTCACTATCCCGGCGCTAATCTACACCTTCATCTTCGCCTTCGGTTGCCCCTCGCACCGCCGCCGCCGCGGGGATCCCTCAGCTAGCGAGTCCTCCGTCGCGTCGGAGGCATCCCACCGTGAGATCGAACTCGCCAGCGTCGACGCAGGGGTGAAGTACCGGAAAGAGGAGCACTCCAAAGAGATCGGCGGCGAGTGTCCGGTGTGCCTCTCGGTGTTCGCCGACGGCGAAGAAGTCCGGCAGCTGAGCGCGTGCAAACACTCGTTTCACGCCTCTTGCATTAACTTGTGGCTCAGTAACCACTCCAATTGCCCGATTTGTCGCGCCACCATAGCCGTCGTCGCCGCCACCAAACCCAACGGTGATTTGCACGAGAGTCACCGTGAGCGTGATGAGTCAAGTATGGTttga